The following proteins come from a genomic window of Finegoldia magna ATCC 29328:
- a CDS encoding recombinase family protein, producing MRNFEKITALYERLSRDDELEGESNSIVNQKKILEEYASKNNLTNIIHFTDDGISGTQFDRPGFMEMMNGVNTGNIGCIIVKDMSRLGRDYLKVGQCMEILRQKGVRLIAINDNVDSFYREDDFTPFRNIMNEWYARDTSRKIQSTFRSKGESGKHTASTPPYGYIKDEKDKDKWVVDEKAAEIVRRIFNLTMDGAGPYKIAKILEADKIDIPAYHQQKMGYGLHQSKNFEYPYRWCSSTIASILKKKEYLGHTVNFKTRKHFKDKKSKYVSEDKWLIFENTHEAIIDQETFDNVQRIRGNVKRYPDGWGEYHPLTGLMYCADCGSKMYVHRTNNYKNIPYYVCSNYKKVPCGTLCPSAHRIKAEVVLNLIQETLKDIKNYLDEDNEAFIHSIQNEMEEKEKAHIEKKKIRLTESQNRLQELERLMCRIYEDMILNKIPNNRYEILNNQYETEQLTLSKEIKDLELVISRYEKETDKARKFISLISRYENFDNLTNTMINEFVKKIIIHERDRKGSQTSKQKIEIYFNFIGNYEVPKEELSEEERSKLEEEERKINERRDRLHQNYLKRKANGKQQEYEERYKERREQKKQEKLKVLKRAGILMKDYKNKESFKESV from the coding sequence GTGAGGAATTTTGAAAAGATAACAGCACTCTATGAAAGATTAAGTCGAGATGATGAACTTGAAGGAGAAAGTAATTCAATCGTTAATCAAAAGAAAATCCTTGAAGAATATGCAAGTAAGAATAATTTAACCAACATCATCCATTTTACAGATGACGGAATAAGCGGGACACAGTTTGATAGACCAGGCTTTATGGAAATGATGAATGGAGTAAATACTGGAAATATCGGTTGTATCATCGTAAAGGATATGAGTAGACTCGGCAGAGATTATCTCAAAGTCGGTCAATGTATGGAGATATTAAGACAAAAGGGCGTAAGACTTATTGCTATCAATGACAACGTAGACAGCTTTTACAGAGAAGATGATTTTACCCCTTTTAGAAATATTATGAATGAATGGTATGCAAGAGATACTTCAAGAAAAATACAATCTACATTTAGATCAAAAGGAGAAAGCGGAAAGCATACGGCAAGCACTCCACCTTATGGCTACATCAAAGATGAAAAAGACAAAGATAAGTGGGTTGTAGATGAAAAAGCAGCCGAGATAGTAAGACGAATATTTAATCTTACAATGGACGGAGCGGGACCATACAAAATAGCAAAGATACTGGAAGCAGATAAGATAGATATACCCGCTTATCATCAGCAAAAAATGGGATATGGATTACATCAAAGCAAAAACTTTGAATATCCTTATCGTTGGTGTAGTTCCACAATTGCCAGTATCTTAAAGAAAAAAGAATACTTAGGGCATACAGTTAACTTTAAAACAAGAAAGCATTTCAAGGATAAGAAAAGTAAATATGTATCCGAAGATAAATGGCTCATCTTTGAAAATACTCACGAAGCAATCATAGACCAAGAAACCTTTGATAATGTGCAAAGGATAAGAGGAAATGTAAAAAGGTATCCTGATGGTTGGGGCGAATATCACCCACTAACAGGACTGATGTATTGTGCAGATTGTGGAAGCAAGATGTATGTTCATAGGACAAATAATTACAAAAATATCCCTTATTATGTTTGCAGTAATTATAAGAAAGTACCTTGCGGGACACTTTGTCCATCAGCTCATAGGATAAAAGCAGAAGTAGTCTTAAATCTTATCCAAGAAACATTAAAAGATATAAAAAATTATCTTGATGAAGATAATGAAGCATTTATTCATTCCATTCAAAATGAAATGGAAGAAAAGGAAAAGGCACATATAGAAAAGAAAAAGATAAGATTAACAGAAAGCCAAAACAGGCTTCAAGAGCTGGAACGATTGATGTGCAGAATTTATGAAGATATGATTTTAAATAAGATACCGAATAATCGCTATGAAATTTTAAATAACCAATATGAAACTGAGCAACTCACGTTAAGTAAAGAGATTAAAGACTTAGAGCTTGTAATATCAAGATATGAAAAGGAAACAGATAAGGCAAGAAAATTCATATCCCTTATTAGTCGTTATGAAAACTTTGATAATCTCACAAACACAATGATAAATGAGTTTGTAAAGAAGATAATCATTCATGAAAGAGATAGGAAAGGCAGTCAAACATCAAAGCAAAAGATAGAAATATATTTTAACTTCATAGGAAATTATGAAGTGCCAAAAGAAGAGTTAAGCGAAGAAGAACGATCAAAACTTGAGGAAGAAGAACGAAAAATTAATGAGAGAAGAGACAGACTTCATCAAAATTATCTAAAGCGTAAAGCAAATGGAAAACAACAGGAGTATGAGGAAAGGTATAAGGAAAGGAGAGAACAGAAAAAACAGGAGAAGTTAAAGGTTTTGAAAAGGGCAGGTATACTGATGAAGGATTATAAAAACAAGGAATCATTTAAAGAGAGCGTGTAA
- the feoB gene encoding ferrous iron transport protein B: MKKITIALLGQPNSGKSTLFNGLTGSNQHVGNWPGKTVEKKEGEFSYKDTNYTIVDLPGTYGLSANSEEEVITREYIETGNSDLIAIMADASQLNRSLFMLSDYIGINIPVVLIMNMMDVATSQGKNINIKGLQKSLNIPVIPIVAADKKEYKEFYAFLEHSDRGKILSDENLERAYENIVGDNYKLLKKHIPDKGIGVFSKSWIIGKLLDQDAKVIALVKDNVEKVEFEEIENVLKSIKNGNLITGNCKFEWIDKLINANVIQKKRVFKRSKFDRIATSKAFGKPMAIGVIILGLVASMLIGFPLMGLFGFVIPKISTLLAKGLVAIGVSNWLISLLCGAVMTAITFALQMASYVLGISLVFGFLEDVGYMARVSYVFDNTMSKLGLQGKAIMPFLLSFGCNIGGITGTRVIDSWGQRVMTIALSWVVPCGSTWGVVGLVTGTFFGKQAVFVILSLFAVAFLHLLITYRIFRKSLYEGSEHFGMIMELPPYHKPHWKNLLSSVMNRMGNVLKRALSIIILISVIFWILAYTPDGNIANSLIYKVGTFIEPVTKLFGLPWQLFMAFVASAMGKESALGVMASLFTSSGIWHAVEVKGTVDTAILSNNMLTMISKPEALAFTFAFFFNMPCLMALAATAQETHSKKWTIKIALYYILSALIISCVAYHIGQLIF; this comes from the coding sequence ATGAAGAAAATAACGATTGCTTTGCTGGGGCAGCCTAATTCCGGAAAATCGACTTTGTTTAATGGGTTGACAGGCTCAAATCAACATGTTGGAAATTGGCCGGGTAAAACCGTTGAGAAAAAAGAAGGCGAATTTTCGTATAAAGATACCAATTATACGATTGTGGATTTACCAGGAACTTACGGATTATCAGCAAATTCAGAGGAAGAAGTTATAACAAGAGAATATATAGAAACCGGGAACTCAGACCTAATTGCTATTATGGCAGATGCTTCACAATTAAATCGAAGTCTATTTATGCTCTCTGACTACATTGGAATAAATATTCCGGTTGTCTTAATCATGAACATGATGGATGTTGCTACAAGTCAAGGGAAAAATATAAATATAAAGGGGTTACAAAAATCCTTGAATATACCTGTCATTCCTATCGTTGCGGCAGATAAAAAGGAATACAAAGAGTTTTATGCTTTTCTGGAGCATTCAGATAGAGGAAAAATTTTATCTGACGAAAATTTAGAAAGGGCATATGAAAATATTGTTGGAGATAACTATAAGCTATTAAAAAAACATATCCCTGATAAAGGTATAGGTGTATTTTCAAAGTCGTGGATTATCGGAAAATTATTAGATCAGGATGCAAAAGTAATTGCGTTAGTAAAAGATAATGTTGAAAAAGTCGAATTTGAAGAAATAGAGAACGTATTAAAAAGCATAAAAAATGGCAATTTAATAACCGGTAATTGTAAATTTGAATGGATAGATAAACTTATCAATGCAAATGTTATTCAGAAAAAGAGAGTATTTAAGAGAAGCAAATTTGATCGTATAGCCACAAGTAAAGCTTTCGGAAAACCTATGGCTATCGGAGTTATCATTTTAGGATTAGTTGCTTCTATGCTCATCGGATTTCCGCTAATGGGGTTATTTGGGTTTGTTATACCTAAAATATCAACATTGTTGGCAAAGGGGCTTGTCGCCATTGGAGTATCAAATTGGCTGATTTCACTTTTGTGTGGAGCCGTAATGACTGCAATTACTTTTGCATTGCAAATGGCAAGTTATGTATTGGGAATTAGCTTAGTATTTGGATTCTTGGAAGATGTAGGATATATGGCAAGAGTTTCCTATGTCTTTGACAACACTATGTCGAAATTAGGATTGCAAGGAAAAGCAATTATGCCGTTCTTGTTAAGTTTCGGCTGTAATATAGGTGGAATCACAGGAACGAGAGTAATTGATTCATGGGGACAGAGGGTTATGACAATTGCATTATCTTGGGTAGTCCCTTGCGGGTCAACATGGGGAGTAGTCGGGCTTGTTACAGGAACATTCTTCGGAAAACAGGCAGTATTTGTGATATTAAGCCTATTTGCAGTTGCTTTTCTACATTTACTAATCACATATAGGATTTTCAGAAAATCGCTTTATGAGGGAAGTGAACATTTTGGAATGATTATGGAACTTCCACCATATCACAAGCCACATTGGAAAAATTTACTTTCTTCTGTAATGAATAGGATGGGAAATGTACTGAAAAGGGCATTGAGTATCATTATCCTTATTTCTGTTATATTTTGGATTCTTGCCTATACGCCTGATGGAAATATAGCTAACAGCCTTATTTATAAAGTAGGAACATTTATAGAGCCTGTAACAAAATTGTTTGGGTTACCATGGCAATTATTTATGGCTTTTGTTGCTTCTGCAATGGGAAAAGAATCGGCATTAGGAGTAATGGCATCATTATTTACTTCTTCAGGAATATGGCATGCAGTTGAGGTTAAAGGGACAGTAGATACCGCTATTCTAAGCAATAATATGTTGACAATGATTTCAAAGCCGGAAGCCTTAGCATTTACTTTTGCCTTTTTCTTCAATATGCCTTGTTTGATGGCTCTTGCAGCTACCGCACAAGAAACACATTCAAAAAAATGGACGATAAAAATAGCACTGTATTATATATTATCGGCTCTAATTATATCTTGTGTTGCATATCATATTGGACAACTGATTTTTTAA
- a CDS encoding ABC transporter ATP-binding protein, whose protein sequence is MKKKKTGISYVFQLAKDERKKLHLGMFLSVISATLSLVPYFVVYKILLMIFQKNILYTEILMWAGIGIISAVLQAILMSFAGILSHTAAFNTIHRIKLKVVNHISKFNLGFFQEHAPGEIKTLLFDDVDRVENFLAHSTLELAQAAVVPVIMFIFMLKLNWMMALVMLIPMILGLGIPMMLMKNYPDMSTELSEDIADLNASANEFIKAMPVIKMYHLTAEKFEQYRSSLNAYITCWKKMCMSSCYPLSITLVVLDSAILFTLPFGGYFFLRNSLSATSYLLFIMLTMCFFVSFLNMVTIFMQSMELGSGLDNIKKIMDMDELKDGTKIINKNECMKIDFKDVTFSYDDEETKNKALQHINLSLKPNTINAFVGPSGAGKTTAAQLIGRYWDVTSGAIKINDIPINELKIDNLMDITSFVFQDVFLLEDTLYENIRMGTDADENKIIEAAKAAQIHDFIMSLPNGYQTRIGDQGVKLSGGQQQRISIARAILKDSPIIIFDEATSYSDIENEYQIQLALQNLLKNKTIIMIAHRLHTIKNADQIVVFDEGEVVEVGTHKTLLERKGVYESMWNTYTKDYFGEGVSANA, encoded by the coding sequence ATGAAAAAAAAGAAGACAGGAATATCTTATGTGTTTCAATTAGCAAAAGATGAGAGAAAAAAGCTACATTTAGGAATGTTTTTATCTGTCATTTCTGCGACTTTATCATTAGTTCCTTATTTTGTAGTTTACAAGATATTACTAATGATATTTCAGAAAAATATTTTGTATACAGAAATTTTAATGTGGGCAGGTATAGGAATTATAAGTGCTGTTTTGCAAGCAATACTAATGTCCTTTGCGGGCATTTTATCTCATACAGCAGCTTTTAACACAATACACAGAATTAAGCTGAAAGTTGTAAATCATATTTCAAAATTTAATTTGGGATTCTTCCAAGAGCATGCCCCCGGAGAAATTAAAACATTGTTGTTTGATGATGTAGATAGAGTTGAAAATTTTTTGGCTCATAGCACTTTGGAATTAGCTCAGGCAGCAGTTGTTCCGGTTATTATGTTCATTTTCATGTTGAAATTAAATTGGATGATGGCACTTGTTATGCTTATTCCTATGATTTTGGGATTAGGAATTCCTATGATGCTAATGAAAAATTATCCGGATATGTCAACGGAGCTATCCGAAGATATTGCTGATTTAAATGCTTCGGCAAACGAATTTATAAAGGCTATGCCTGTAATAAAAATGTATCATTTAACAGCAGAAAAATTTGAACAATATAGAAGCTCATTGAATGCGTATATTACTTGTTGGAAAAAGATGTGTATGAGCTCTTGCTATCCTTTATCAATAACTTTAGTGGTTTTGGATTCAGCAATCTTATTTACATTGCCGTTCGGAGGATATTTCTTTTTGAGAAATTCTTTATCAGCAACATCCTATTTGCTATTTATTATGCTTACAATGTGCTTTTTTGTTTCGTTCTTAAATATGGTAACAATCTTTATGCAATCTATGGAGCTTGGAAGCGGATTGGATAACATAAAAAAAATAATGGATATGGATGAATTGAAAGACGGAACAAAAATCATAAACAAGAATGAGTGTATGAAAATAGATTTTAAAGACGTTACTTTCAGTTATGACGATGAAGAAACAAAAAATAAAGCATTACAACATATAAATTTATCCTTAAAACCGAATACAATAAATGCTTTTGTGGGACCTTCCGGTGCAGGCAAGACAACTGCTGCACAATTGATTGGGAGGTACTGGGATGTAACAAGTGGAGCAATTAAAATTAACGACATACCGATCAATGAATTAAAAATAGATAATTTGATGGACATTACATCATTTGTTTTTCAAGATGTATTTCTTTTGGAGGACACTCTCTATGAGAATATTCGTATGGGAACAGATGCAGATGAAAATAAGATTATTGAGGCTGCAAAAGCAGCACAAATTCATGACTTTATTATGAGTTTACCGAATGGATATCAGACAAGAATCGGGGATCAAGGGGTGAAATTGTCAGGTGGACAGCAACAAAGAATCTCAATCGCTAGGGCAATACTCAAAGATTCTCCAATTATTATTTTTGATGAAGCAACTTCCTATTCAGATATAGAAAATGAGTACCAGATACAGTTAGCACTTCAAAACTTGTTGAAAAATAAAACAATCATTATGATTGCTCATCGTTTGCATACTATTAAGAATGCAGATCAAATTGTTGTATTTGATGAAGGGGAAGTCGTAGAGGTTGGAACACATAAAACTCTTTTAGAAAGAAAAGGGGTCTATGAAAGTATGTGGAACACATACACAAAAGATTACTTTGGAGAGGGGGTAAGTGCAAATGCTTAA
- a CDS encoding sigma-70 family RNA polymerase sigma factor, which produces MPNKEYYLYVKGEAIPISEEVYKAYWKITEHEKYLQKKDCKYGVIPFSSLDHDGHFVDNIIDEKIDLEKIVEVKMQIEELHKALATLTKEERELMEAIFYREESLRSISRKEKVTHQAIGQRRDQILEKLRKILEDKI; this is translated from the coding sequence ATGCCTAATAAGGAATATTACCTTTATGTCAAAGGGGAAGCTATACCCATAAGTGAAGAAGTCTACAAAGCCTATTGGAAGATAACAGAGCATGAAAAATATCTTCAGAAAAAGGATTGCAAGTATGGAGTTATTCCATTTTCATCATTAGATCATGATGGACACTTTGTAGATAACATCATAGATGAAAAAATAGACTTAGAAAAAATTGTAGAAGTCAAAATGCAAATTGAAGAACTGCATAAGGCATTAGCTACACTGACAAAAGAAGAAAGAGAGTTAATGGAAGCCATTTTCTACAGAGAAGAAAGTCTTAGGTCAATCAGCAGAAAAGAGAAAGTTACACATCAGGCAATCGGACAAAGGAGGGATCAAATTTTAGAAAAACTAAGAAAGATTTTAGAAGATAAAATCTAA
- a CDS encoding helix-turn-helix transcriptional regulator: MDRTVIDYLTNLVHDAPFIPVPTLSTENKQIFQIDPHFGKGTFRILKFDSRLILILIANFTPNETMEKITEVSEKYLEISQFETESSSFKVGGRKLNNVEKGIYCYLNTEKKTYTYCEANKPVKFTKIILTKEYFDTFLKLKYDDFEYEKAKILNSYLLKTQNSPQLNFIFQQIRESQAEGKILPLYLESKVMELLSIIITELEEKEKNISVVLTKKDKQNLKRTVSAMKKDLSVHIDGLELSKIALMSPARFQLAFRKYYGVPPYEYLKELRLNKALLLLKNPEYKISTIAEKVGYTHTGHFAKIFKSTYGITPSKYRSMLN; this comes from the coding sequence ATGGATAGAACAGTTATTGATTATTTAACAAACTTAGTACATGACGCTCCTTTTATTCCTGTTCCAACTTTATCAACTGAAAACAAACAAATCTTTCAAATAGATCCCCATTTTGGCAAAGGTACTTTTCGCATACTAAAATTTGACAGCCGTTTAATTCTAATTTTAATTGCTAACTTTACTCCAAATGAAACAATGGAGAAAATAACCGAAGTATCTGAAAAGTATTTAGAGATTAGCCAATTTGAAACAGAAAGCAGTTCATTTAAAGTCGGTGGCAGAAAGTTAAATAATGTAGAAAAAGGTATATATTGTTACTTAAATACAGAAAAGAAAACTTATACCTATTGTGAGGCAAATAAGCCTGTAAAGTTTACGAAAATAATCCTAACCAAAGAATACTTTGATACTTTCTTAAAATTAAAATATGATGATTTTGAATATGAAAAAGCAAAGATTCTTAATTCTTATTTGTTAAAAACTCAAAATTCTCCGCAGTTGAATTTTATATTTCAACAGATAAGAGAATCCCAAGCTGAAGGAAAGATTTTGCCTTTATATTTGGAAAGCAAAGTTATGGAACTATTATCTATCATAATTACAGAGTTAGAAGAAAAGGAAAAAAATATATCCGTTGTCTTAACTAAAAAAGATAAGCAAAATCTGAAAAGGACTGTATCAGCTATGAAAAAAGATTTATCGGTTCATATTGACGGACTTGAACTCTCTAAAATTGCTTTAATGAGTCCTGCACGATTTCAATTAGCTTTTCGCAAATACTACGGTGTTCCTCCCTACGAGTACTTAAAAGAACTAAGGCTTAATAAGGCATTATTATTGCTGAAAAATCCTGAGTATAAAATATCTACGATAGCAGAAAAAGTTGGCTATACACACACAGGACATTTTGCTAAAATATTCAAATCAACTTATGGTATCACACCAAGTAAATATAGAAGTATGCTTAACTAA
- the mobQ gene encoding MobQ family relaxase — translation MEIKSLHTHVDIVARSKGHSVIAKAAYNARDKLQDEYYGKTHDYSKKEDLVFSKIFLPEHIPKEFSNREYLWNSVEKIEKSKNSQLARNLLFTLPRELNEQDRIKLISEFIEENFTSKGMIADCNIHNPMASDHEEQPHAHILLTLREIDEKGNWKPKCRKEYILDENGEKIKLKSGNYKSRKVNLNDWNEPDKAKEWRENFSKKANEYLARNNINKRIDPRTFKEQGREELPQIHLGTSSYQMEKKGIQTERGNQNRKIIALNLEFRKLKEELSKLTSWIGSLLGSLQVKYDEYKQEKKEEYENKAELFNLYEYISIYYDLQGEKARKLNPYASNKKIGADLRRFSKARIYLKDNNLKTIADLQEKISTLQSQNKKISQDIKAKTTRIENLNKCFAYTDIIKDNKKVFEEWNSKSLFKDSFYNSHKDEIDKYKRARAILEKITGSSGIKSKDWKKEIQSLKDEISKLNRQSQSIKEEYESINHIKYAVKTVNDDYGIDLSIEIDKAIKRGEKPSVIAQIKKYQEQQEAYEKRKEKTKNYYRNEER, via the coding sequence ATGGAAATCAAAAGTTTGCATACCCATGTAGATATTGTGGCAAGGTCAAAAGGGCATAGCGTGATTGCAAAAGCTGCATACAATGCAAGAGATAAATTACAAGATGAATACTATGGAAAAACACATGACTATTCTAAAAAAGAAGACCTTGTATTCTCAAAAATATTTCTGCCGGAACATATCCCGAAAGAGTTTTCAAACAGAGAATACCTATGGAATAGTGTTGAAAAAATAGAGAAAAGTAAAAATTCACAACTTGCAAGAAATCTGCTCTTTACACTTCCAAGAGAATTAAATGAACAGGACAGAATAAAATTAATCAGCGAATTTATAGAAGAAAACTTTACTTCTAAAGGTATGATAGCAGACTGTAATATTCATAATCCTATGGCAAGCGATCATGAAGAACAACCACACGCCCATATCCTACTTACCCTTAGAGAAATAGACGAAAAAGGGAATTGGAAACCGAAATGCAGAAAAGAATATATCCTTGATGAAAACGGAGAAAAGATAAAACTGAAAAGCGGAAACTATAAATCAAGAAAAGTAAATTTGAACGATTGGAATGAACCTGACAAAGCAAAAGAGTGGAGAGAAAACTTTTCAAAGAAAGCAAACGAATACTTGGCAAGAAACAACATAAATAAAAGGATAGATCCACGCACCTTTAAAGAACAAGGCAGAGAAGAACTCCCGCAAATTCATTTAGGCACAAGCAGTTATCAGATGGAGAAAAAAGGCATACAGACAGAGAGAGGAAACCAAAACAGAAAAATCATCGCCTTGAATTTAGAATTTAGAAAATTAAAAGAGGAGCTATCCAAACTTACATCTTGGATAGGCTCGTTACTTGGAAGTCTGCAAGTAAAATATGATGAATACAAACAGGAGAAAAAAGAAGAATATGAGAACAAGGCGGAACTCTTTAATCTCTATGAGTACATCAGTATTTATTATGACTTACAGGGAGAAAAAGCAAGAAAGTTAAATCCCTATGCAAGCAACAAAAAGATAGGTGCAGACCTAAGACGATTTTCCAAAGCAAGAATATATCTGAAAGACAACAATCTTAAAACCATAGCCGACCTACAAGAAAAGATAAGCACATTACAATCCCAAAATAAGAAGATTAGTCAAGACATTAAGGCGAAAACCACAAGAATAGAAAACTTAAATAAATGCTTTGCCTATACGGACATCATCAAGGATAACAAAAAAGTCTTTGAGGAATGGAACAGTAAATCCCTATTCAAAGACAGCTTTTACAATTCCCATAAAGATGAGATAGATAAATATAAAAGAGCAAGGGCAATTCTTGAAAAGATAACAGGCTCATCGGGGATTAAGTCTAAAGACTGGAAAAAAGAAATCCAAAGCCTTAAAGATGAAATATCGAAACTCAACAGACAATCACAATCAATCAAAGAAGAGTACGAAAGTATCAACCATATCAAGTATGCAGTCAAGACAGTCAATGACGATTATGGCATAGACCTAAGTATTGAGATTGACAAGGCAATCAAGAGAGGAGAAAAACCAAGTGTCATTGCACAGATTAAGAAATATCAGGAGCAACAAGAAGCCTATGAAAAACGAAAGGAAAAGACAAAGAACTATTACAGGAATGAGGAAAGATGA
- a CDS encoding ABC transporter ATP-binding protein, with amino-acid sequence MLKIIRTLLKDKKEKLYLPIFLMVIDSIGSIVLYLMLYFTVVSILQNTLTKTLIIEYTVICFISMIARILIYRHAYYLSFSRGAEMCGDMRLDLANHYRSLSLGHFQKNSSGYLLSTLTKDLSSFELIITHTLPSVIKTAVTAILILLGTFFIDWKLALLECLVLLIAYPMLIWGNKLIEKYGARKRNLNSKMISIILEYIQGMKAFKSANMTSEHFERMINTLENVRKTSVNAEKKMALPTSMYFITVNFLLPIVLLIGGYLLINGSVRTEQFVAFMLMSLALSALLIAFQHSYGLLKDLKLAASNLEKAYETKPLPYSENEVELENFDIQFKNVNFSYDRNKTILNNISFEAKEGTSTALIGPSGGGKTTIANLIARFWDVNSGEIIIGGKNIKSIKPDVLLKYVSQVFQDNVLLTDTVYNNIRVGKPNATKEEVYQAAKLACCHEFILKMKDGYETEIKDGGSTLSGGERQRIAIARAILKDAPILLLDESTASLDPDNEAKINNALEHLMQGKTVFVIAHRLNTIKNANQIILINNGRIEEQGNHNELYGKKGHYYEMVNTQERAKKWMIKENSYGEA; translated from the coding sequence ATGCTTAAGATTATTAGAACACTTCTGAAAGATAAAAAAGAAAAATTGTATTTACCGATTTTTCTAATGGTTATTGATTCGATAGGAAGCATTGTTTTGTATTTAATGCTCTATTTTACCGTAGTTAGTATATTGCAAAATACATTAACTAAAACCTTAATCATAGAATATACGGTAATATGTTTCATCAGTATGATTGCAAGGATACTGATTTATAGGCATGCATACTATTTGAGCTTTTCAAGAGGAGCTGAAATGTGTGGAGATATGCGTTTGGATTTAGCAAATCATTATAGGAGTTTGAGCCTTGGTCATTTCCAAAAAAATAGTAGTGGTTATCTATTATCAACTCTTACAAAGGATTTGAGTAGTTTTGAACTGATCATAACGCACACTTTACCATCGGTTATTAAAACGGCAGTTACAGCAATATTGATTTTATTAGGCACATTTTTTATCGATTGGAAGCTCGCATTATTAGAGTGTTTAGTATTGCTTATCGCATATCCTATGTTGATATGGGGCAACAAATTGATAGAAAAATACGGGGCAAGAAAAAGAAATTTAAATTCTAAGATGATTTCTATTATTTTAGAGTACATTCAAGGTATGAAAGCGTTTAAGTCAGCTAATATGACAAGTGAACATTTTGAAAGAATGATAAATACACTTGAAAATGTTAGAAAGACAAGCGTAAACGCAGAAAAGAAAATGGCGTTACCTACAAGTATGTACTTTATCACAGTTAACTTTTTGCTTCCGATAGTTCTTCTTATAGGAGGATATTTGCTTATAAATGGTAGTGTTAGAACTGAACAGTTTGTGGCTTTTATGCTTATGAGTTTAGCATTATCTGCACTTCTTATTGCCTTTCAACATTCCTATGGACTATTGAAAGATTTGAAATTAGCTGCAAGTAATCTTGAGAAAGCTTATGAAACGAAGCCATTGCCTTATTCTGAAAATGAAGTTGAATTAGAAAATTTTGATATTCAATTTAAGAATGTAAATTTTTCTTATGATAGAAATAAAACGATTCTGAACAATATTTCTTTTGAAGCAAAAGAAGGAACTTCTACAGCTTTAATTGGTCCTTCCGGTGGAGGAAAAACTACAATCGCTAATTTGATTGCAAGATTTTGGGATGTAAATAGTGGAGAAATTATAATTGGTGGAAAAAATATAAAATCCATAAAACCTGATGTGTTGCTTAAATATGTTAGTCAGGTTTTTCAAGATAATGTACTGTTAACCGATACTGTTTATAACAATATCAGGGTTGGAAAACCTAATGCAACAAAGGAAGAAGTTTATCAAGCTGCAAAATTAGCTTGTTGCCATGAATTTATTTTGAAAATGAAGGATGGATATGAAACGGAAATAAAAGATGGAGGAAGTACATTATCCGGCGGTGAACGACAAAGGATTGCTATTGCAAGAGCGATTCTGAAGGATGCACCAATTCTTTTGTTGGATGAATCTACAGCTTCTCTTGATCCTGATAATGAAGCTAAAATCAATAATGCTTTGGAGCATTTAATGCAAGGAAAGACAGTTTTTGTTATTGCTCACAGATTGAATACCATTAAAAACGCTAATCAAATTATTTTGATAAATAACGGAAGAATTGAAGAACAAGGAAATCATAATGAACTTTATGGAAAAAAAGGACATTACTATGAAATGGTAAATACACAGGAAAGAGCGAAAAAGTGGATGATAAAGGAGAATAGTTATGGAGAGGCTTAG
- a CDS encoding FeoA family protein, with product MERLSTLKEKTKGKVVEIIGDTHFQSRIISIGITVGSYVEVIQNYKKQPILIYCRDTMIAVNKIEAEKIMMEVL from the coding sequence ATGGAGAGGCTTAGTACTTTGAAAGAAAAGACAAAAGGTAAAGTTGTTGAAATTATTGGTGATACACATTTTCAAAGCAGAATAATATCTATCGGAATAACTGTCGGAAGCTATGTTGAAGTTATCCAGAATTATAAAAAGCAACCTATTCTCATTTATTGTAGAGATACGATGATAGCTGTCAATAAGATAGAGGCAGAGAAAATAATGATGGAGGTACTTTGA